The Myxococcales bacterium genome has a segment encoding these proteins:
- a CDS encoding UDP-glucose--hexose-1-phosphate uridylyltransferase, whose product MSTKLPEGPHRRYNPLLAEWVLCSPHRLKRPWQGQVDEPQKDDRPAYDPTCYLCPGNTRANGEVNPPFAETFAFTNDFAALMPEGESIAFANDALFQVESQRGVCRVICFSPRHDLTIPRMETSAVRAVIDTWAHEVQDLGAKDFIRYVQVFENKGAIMGCSNPHPHCQVWASEHIPEKPRKKRDTQRAYLAKFGNDLLGDYLERERALGERIICENEHFTALVPFWAVWPFEVTLIARRRVPDLPSLTNEERDGLADLMRRVCVRYDNLFSCSFPYSMGFYGAPTDGEDHGSWRLHAEYYPPLVRSASVKKFQVGYEMTADPQRDLTAEQAAARIRDMSEVHYLF is encoded by the coding sequence ATGAGCACGAAACTTCCCGAAGGTCCCCATCGCCGCTATAACCCCCTGCTCGCAGAGTGGGTCTTGTGTTCGCCGCACCGCTTGAAGCGTCCCTGGCAGGGGCAAGTGGACGAGCCCCAAAAAGACGATCGGCCCGCCTACGACCCCACCTGTTACCTCTGCCCCGGCAACACCCGCGCCAACGGCGAGGTGAACCCCCCGTTTGCAGAGACCTTCGCGTTCACGAACGACTTCGCAGCGCTCATGCCCGAAGGCGAATCCATCGCCTTCGCGAACGACGCTCTTTTCCAGGTAGAAAGCCAGCGCGGCGTGTGCCGCGTGATCTGCTTTTCGCCCCGCCACGACCTGACGATTCCGCGCATGGAGACATCGGCCGTGAGGGCGGTGATCGACACCTGGGCCCACGAGGTGCAGGACCTTGGCGCAAAGGACTTCATTCGCTACGTGCAGGTGTTCGAGAACAAGGGCGCGATCATGGGCTGCAGCAACCCGCACCCGCACTGCCAGGTCTGGGCCTCCGAACACATCCCCGAAAAGCCCCGCAAGAAGCGGGACACGCAAAGGGCCTATCTCGCCAAGTTCGGCAACGACCTGCTCGGCGATTACCTGGAGCGCGAACGCGCCCTCGGCGAGCGCATCATTTGCGAAAACGAGCATTTCACCGCGCTCGTGCCGTTTTGGGCCGTGTGGCCCTTCGAGGTGACCTTGATCGCGCGGAGGCGCGTCCCCGACCTGCCTTCCCTCACCAACGAGGAACGCGACGGGCTGGCGGATCTCATGCGACGGGTGTGTGTGCGGTACGACAACCTGTTTTCCTGCTCGTTTCCGTACAGCATGGGCTTTTATGGCGCGCCCACCGACGGTGAGGATCACGGGTCCTGGCGGCTTCACGCCGAGTACTACCCGCCCCTCGTGCGCTCGGCGTCCGTCAAGAAGTTCCAGGTGGGCTACGAAATGACCGCCGATCCGCAGCGCGATCTCACCGCCGAGCAAGCCGCCGCCCGCATCCGGGACATGTCGGAAGTGCACTACCTCTTCTGA
- the thiO gene encoding glycine oxidase ThiO, translating into MSFRPPSDIAIVGGGVMGCVVALRLAGRGFRVTVVERGVPGAEASSAAAGILGPQWEAEGPGPLLDLGLVSRAMYPEFSRELQELTGMDIGYKRCGVIELALDPEGEEALADRQRWQSRQGLRAEFLGGAGVRALEPELGPAVRAGLYMPDEAAVNPRTLARALSQAAAAAGVRFVQGHYVRRVDIAAGRVQGLSLDGEAIVADAVVVAAGSWSSLVEGGQVPAPVVRPARGQALSVQMRPPLFRHVLAPYRRGYLVPRDDGMAVVGSTLEMVGYRKEVTVEGLSFILQTAESVLPGLGPLPITETWSNFRPFTADHLPVLGATEVEGLFLATGHHRYGILLTPVTGQLLAAQIAGDAPAVDPTPFSVSRFGPVETVRSA; encoded by the coding sequence ATGTCGTTTCGACCTCCGAGTGATATCGCGATCGTGGGCGGCGGGGTCATGGGTTGCGTGGTGGCCTTGCGCCTGGCGGGGCGCGGGTTCCGCGTGACCGTGGTGGAGCGGGGGGTGCCCGGCGCCGAGGCGTCGAGTGCGGCCGCCGGCATCCTCGGGCCTCAGTGGGAGGCCGAAGGGCCCGGGCCGCTCCTGGACCTCGGCCTCGTGAGCCGGGCGATGTACCCGGAGTTTTCCCGAGAGCTGCAAGAGCTCACCGGCATGGACATCGGCTACAAACGCTGCGGGGTCATCGAGCTCGCCCTGGATCCCGAGGGCGAAGAGGCGTTGGCGGATCGTCAGCGTTGGCAAAGCCGGCAAGGGCTTCGTGCCGAGTTCCTCGGGGGGGCCGGCGTCAGAGCGCTCGAACCGGAGCTTGGCCCGGCGGTCCGGGCGGGGCTCTACATGCCCGACGAGGCGGCGGTCAACCCCCGGACGCTTGCGCGGGCTTTGTCGCAGGCGGCAGCCGCAGCGGGCGTGAGGTTCGTGCAAGGCCACTACGTGCGCCGGGTCGACATTGCGGCGGGCCGCGTGCAGGGGCTTTCGCTCGACGGCGAGGCCATCGTCGCGGACGCGGTGGTGGTGGCGGCGGGGAGCTGGTCGTCCCTCGTCGAAGGTGGTCAGGTGCCGGCGCCCGTGGTGCGGCCCGCGCGGGGACAGGCGTTGAGCGTGCAGATGCGGCCGCCCCTGTTTCGGCACGTGTTGGCGCCCTACCGCCGTGGTTATCTCGTGCCCCGCGACGACGGCATGGCCGTCGTGGGAAGCACGCTCGAGATGGTGGGTTACCGGAAGGAGGTGACGGTCGAGGGGCTGTCCTTCATCCTGCAGACCGCCGAGAGTGTTCTGCCAGGCCTTGGCCCCCTGCCCATCACCGAAACCTGGTCCAACTTCCGGCCCTTCACCGCCGACCACCTGCCGGTGTTGGGGGCCACCGAGGTGGAGGGCTTGTTCCTCGCCACGGGGCACCACCGGTACGGCATCCTGCTCACGCCCGTCACCGGCCAGCTGCTCGCCGCGCAGATCGCAGGCGACGCACCTGCCGTGGACCCTACGCCCTTTTCCGTGTCGCGCTTCGGCCCCGTCGAGACCGTGCGCTCCGCTTGA
- a CDS encoding FAD:protein FMN transferase, whose translation MPCPLALSSRSRLRGARSLVLVALGAMTLVASSCERKRATKPEASPPVSQVIEGQRTCMGTLCDVKVYFHDEARARQAIDAALDELVRLEGLMTTWRDSSEVSRINANAGLAAVPVSSETFEVIKQSLWVSRLTEGAFDITVGAFKGLWKFDEDNDGSLPPPAEVEARLALVGYQDVVLDEAARTVMLRRPGMRITLGGVAKGYAVEGAVAALRKAGIENFIVQAGGDLYAGGRRGSRPWRVGIQDPRGPHGQIIFRIDLENQAFNTSGDYERFVLQDGKRYHHILDARTGFPSTDIRSVTILAASAFMADLLDTALLILGPDKALRIIEETPQVEGVIVDAHNQVHVSTGLRGKLTKIKDPTDGP comes from the coding sequence ATGCCCTGCCCGCTTGCCCTCAGCTCTCGTTCGCGCCTTCGCGGGGCCCGCAGCCTCGTGCTCGTTGCGTTGGGGGCAATGACCCTCGTTGCCTCCTCCTGTGAGCGCAAGCGCGCGACGAAGCCGGAGGCGTCTCCCCCTGTGTCGCAGGTGATCGAGGGCCAGCGGACGTGCATGGGCACCCTCTGCGACGTGAAGGTCTACTTTCACGACGAAGCGCGCGCCCGCCAAGCCATCGACGCCGCGCTGGACGAGCTGGTGCGGCTCGAAGGCCTGATGACCACGTGGCGGGACAGCTCCGAGGTCTCGCGGATCAACGCCAACGCAGGCCTCGCCGCCGTACCGGTCTCTTCCGAGACCTTCGAGGTGATCAAGCAGAGCCTCTGGGTCTCGCGCCTCACCGAAGGCGCCTTCGACATCACCGTCGGCGCCTTCAAGGGCCTTTGGAAATTCGACGAGGACAACGACGGAAGCCTGCCCCCACCGGCCGAGGTCGAAGCGCGCCTCGCTCTCGTCGGCTACCAGGACGTCGTGCTCGACGAAGCGGCGCGCACCGTCATGTTGCGACGCCCCGGTATGCGCATCACCCTCGGGGGCGTGGCCAAGGGCTACGCCGTCGAGGGCGCCGTGGCCGCGCTCCGCAAGGCCGGCATCGAAAACTTCATCGTGCAGGCCGGCGGTGACCTCTACGCAGGAGGCCGGCGTGGCAGCCGGCCCTGGCGCGTGGGCATTCAGGACCCCCGCGGCCCTCACGGGCAGATCATTTTCCGGATCGACCTCGAAAATCAGGCCTTCAACACTTCGGGCGACTACGAGCGCTTCGTTCTTCAGGACGGCAAGCGCTACCACCACATCCTCGACGCCCGCACGGGGTTTCCTTCGACGGACATTCGGTCGGTGACAATCCTCGCGGCCAGCGCGTTCATGGCGGACCTACTCGACACGGCTCTCCTCATCCTCGGCCCCGACAAGGCCCTGCGTATCATCGAGGAGACGCCCCAGGTGGAAGGCGTCATCGTGGACGCCCACAACCAGGTTCACGTTTCCACCGGGCTTCGAGGCAAGCTCACGAAAATCAAAGACCCGACAGATGGCCCCTGA
- a CDS encoding serine O-acetyltransferase: MAIQRRTAPKQPYLRLADRILKAQDKSDQSNRDGQRFGTLPSPADIGDLIDDLLAVLFPGWGRTGIAFGTEDDRLREHIAAVLVSLERRAEDAVFLGLRRRCAIRESEETCRARAHEVTQRFLASLPEVRRLLVGDIDAAYRADPAATGTDEIVSCYPGLYAIAVYRAAHSLLGQGAPIVPRMMTEHAHARTGIDIHPGARIGPAFFIDHGTGIVVGETSLIGANVRIYQGVTLGALSVKDRQVEAPGRKRHPTIEDDVVIYANATILGGTTVIGRGAVVGGNAWITYSVPPGVRVGVGM; the protein is encoded by the coding sequence ATGGCCATACAAAGGAGAACTGCGCCGAAACAGCCTTACCTGAGGCTGGCCGATCGCATCTTGAAGGCGCAGGACAAATCGGACCAATCGAACAGAGACGGGCAACGGTTCGGCACGCTCCCCTCGCCAGCGGACATCGGTGACCTCATCGACGACCTGCTCGCGGTCCTGTTTCCGGGCTGGGGACGCACGGGGATCGCGTTCGGGACCGAGGACGACCGTCTGCGTGAACATATCGCCGCCGTGCTCGTCAGCCTCGAACGGCGGGCGGAGGACGCCGTGTTTCTGGGGTTACGACGGCGCTGCGCGATCCGGGAGAGTGAAGAGACCTGCCGTGCCCGCGCCCACGAGGTCACCCAGCGCTTCCTGGCTTCCCTGCCCGAGGTCCGCCGCCTTCTGGTGGGCGACATCGACGCCGCCTACCGCGCCGATCCGGCGGCCACGGGCACGGACGAGATCGTTTCGTGCTACCCGGGGCTCTACGCCATCGCGGTTTACCGTGCGGCGCACAGTCTCTTGGGCCAGGGGGCCCCCATCGTGCCCCGGATGATGACCGAACACGCCCACGCCCGCACCGGCATCGACATTCATCCCGGGGCGCGCATCGGACCTGCGTTCTTCATCGATCACGGCACGGGGATCGTGGTGGGGGAGACCTCGCTCATTGGTGCCAACGTGAGGATCTACCAGGGGGTGACGCTGGGGGCGTTGTCGGTGAAGGACCGGCAGGTGGAGGCCCCTGGCCGCAAACGCCACCCCACGATCGAGGACGACGTGGTCATCTACGCAAACGCCACCATCCTGGGCGGCACGACCGTCATTGGGCGCGGCGCCGTCGTCGGGGGCAACGCCTGGATCACGTATTCGGTGCCCCCCGGTGTGCGGGTGGGCGTGGGCATGTAA
- a CDS encoding DeoR/GlpR family DNA-binding transcription regulator — translation MLIEERRRRLLDAVNARGSLSVAEAERTLQVSRMTVHRDLDVLAAQGLVRKVHGGVVALSQRGTDLFDARAQPFEDRLAIGREAKRTIAAHVARLIEKANTLLLDSSTTVFQLHEHLGAERGHETYIVTGSLPLFSELARKPGGLRVALHGGEPHVRTGSLVGPLAINSLAEARFDFVVLSCLGVVPEEGSVFVSSSDEVQLKLAYTKHARRSVLAVDTSKFGQSGAHKLGELSRFDFIVTERGAFTQAEFAAQKR, via the coding sequence ATGCTCATCGAAGAGAGGCGCCGTCGGTTGCTGGACGCCGTGAACGCCCGTGGCTCCTTGAGCGTGGCCGAAGCCGAGCGAACCCTTCAGGTGAGCCGCATGACGGTGCATCGGGACCTGGACGTGCTCGCGGCCCAGGGCCTGGTGCGGAAGGTGCACGGCGGCGTGGTGGCGCTTTCGCAGCGGGGGACCGATCTCTTCGACGCGCGGGCTCAACCCTTCGAGGACCGCCTGGCGATCGGGCGTGAGGCCAAGCGCACCATCGCGGCGCACGTTGCACGGCTCATCGAGAAGGCCAACACCCTGCTGCTCGACTCGAGCACCACGGTGTTCCAGCTGCACGAGCACCTGGGGGCGGAGCGGGGGCACGAAACGTATATCGTGACAGGCAGTTTGCCCCTGTTCTCGGAGCTCGCGCGCAAACCGGGCGGGCTTCGCGTGGCGTTGCATGGGGGCGAGCCCCACGTGCGGACCGGCTCCCTGGTGGGGCCGCTGGCCATCAACAGCCTGGCCGAGGCGCGCTTCGATTTCGTGGTGCTTTCCTGCCTGGGCGTCGTGCCCGAAGAGGGGAGTGTCTTCGTATCGAGCTCGGACGAGGTGCAGCTCAAGCTGGCCTACACGAAGCACGCCCGCCGCAGTGTTTTGGCGGTGGACACGTCGAAGTTCGGCCAATCGGGCGCCCACAAGCTGGGGGAGCTCTCGCGTTTCGATTTCATCGTCACCGAACGAGGCGCGTTCACGCAGGCCGAATTCGCGGCTCAGAAGAGGTAG
- a CDS encoding protein kinase: protein MSGSTGGSEAISAEMKPDTVTIGSRVGHYRILAPLGEGGMGEVFLAEHEVIGRKAAIKVLQPMVAKDEEAVSRFFMEARAVNQIRHPNIVEVTDFGTEAGVPFIVMEYLEGETLSSRLNRQGRFEQLAAVHVIRQVASALGAAHERGLVHRDLKPGNIMLLNHPDYPDFVKVLDFGIAKLTSGADVNVGHHTRVGVPIGTPAYMSPEQCLGEPDVDQRSDVYSMGVVLYGMLTGKLPFRDGPLGQVILAHVQERPRPPVELNPAIWPTLSQLVMRTLEKRRDERFQTMKEFRDAVDELLGPRRTSTSPGGVPILTFPAEPEAGPPPFSPGPPTPPRQEPDPLTPPGLGANAFPDEATRPISDPSPTAVRATSPSKEDTLFERLRDIVYERLEADKFSLPRLTPVTEQCLENLRLPGFAFGNAAGLVSGDSLLARKIVRLANSVAFSSVAPAITLEQSIGRLGAEGLHKALVEFSAKPVYMSRYERVRDAFRRPWYHALAVAMIAERLAEAIDVRGMATQLYLASILHDLGKPVVGGFLISVEDQTAGLRGRRWMTEELWLRVIAATCRRVTVAVARSWRLPEGVASLLETLGNKPMQDERAAGVILRLSLAFAGREGFYLRQADLFNNAQEIEEGKALLNLDDRMEQKVLHQVRERVALLAKVRGG from the coding sequence ATGAGCGGCAGTACCGGTGGATCCGAAGCCATCAGCGCAGAGATGAAGCCGGATACGGTGACCATCGGGTCACGCGTGGGCCATTACCGCATTTTGGCCCCGCTGGGTGAAGGTGGTATGGGAGAGGTGTTCTTGGCGGAGCACGAGGTCATTGGGCGCAAGGCAGCCATCAAGGTGCTTCAGCCGATGGTGGCCAAGGACGAAGAGGCCGTCTCGCGTTTCTTCATGGAAGCCCGCGCAGTGAATCAGATTCGGCACCCCAACATCGTCGAGGTGACCGACTTTGGAACCGAGGCGGGAGTGCCCTTCATCGTGATGGAGTACCTCGAGGGCGAGACGTTGTCGTCGCGCCTCAACCGGCAGGGGCGGTTCGAGCAGCTGGCTGCGGTGCACGTCATTCGCCAGGTGGCATCGGCGCTCGGCGCGGCCCACGAAAGGGGCTTGGTGCATCGGGACCTGAAGCCCGGAAACATCATGCTGCTGAACCATCCGGACTACCCCGACTTTGTGAAGGTCCTGGACTTTGGCATTGCCAAGTTGACGTCGGGGGCAGACGTGAACGTGGGCCATCATACCCGGGTGGGTGTGCCCATCGGGACCCCCGCGTACATGTCGCCCGAGCAGTGTTTGGGTGAGCCCGACGTAGATCAGCGCAGCGACGTGTACTCCATGGGTGTGGTGCTCTACGGCATGCTCACGGGAAAACTGCCGTTTCGAGATGGGCCGCTGGGCCAGGTGATTTTGGCGCACGTCCAGGAGCGCCCCCGGCCCCCCGTGGAACTGAACCCGGCGATCTGGCCCACACTCAGCCAGCTGGTCATGCGGACGCTCGAAAAACGGCGCGACGAGCGGTTCCAAACGATGAAAGAGTTTCGCGACGCCGTCGACGAGCTCTTGGGCCCTCGGCGAACCAGCACCTCCCCGGGCGGGGTGCCCATCTTGACCTTCCCTGCCGAGCCCGAAGCGGGGCCACCCCCCTTTTCCCCGGGCCCGCCCACGCCTCCCCGGCAGGAGCCCGATCCGTTGACGCCGCCTGGCCTTGGGGCCAATGCCTTTCCCGACGAGGCCACGCGGCCGATTTCCGACCCCAGTCCGACCGCTGTACGGGCCACCTCGCCCTCGAAAGAGGACACGCTCTTCGAGCGGCTGCGCGACATCGTCTACGAGCGGCTCGAAGCGGACAAGTTCTCGCTGCCTCGCCTGACCCCGGTGACCGAACAATGTCTCGAGAACCTTCGCCTGCCGGGGTTCGCGTTTGGCAATGCGGCGGGTTTGGTCTCTGGTGATTCCCTTCTGGCTCGCAAGATTGTGCGCCTCGCCAACAGCGTCGCCTTCTCGTCGGTGGCGCCCGCCATCACGCTCGAGCAGTCGATTGGCCGGCTGGGCGCCGAGGGCCTCCACAAAGCCCTCGTGGAGTTTTCGGCAAAGCCCGTCTACATGTCGAGGTACGAGAGGGTCCGCGACGCGTTTCGACGCCCCTGGTACCATGCGCTCGCCGTGGCGATGATCGCGGAGCGGCTCGCCGAGGCCATCGACGTGCGCGGCATGGCCACCCAGCTTTACCTCGCCAGCATCCTTCACGATCTCGGCAAGCCCGTGGTGGGGGGCTTTCTCATCTCCGTGGAAGACCAAACGGCGGGGCTGCGCGGGCGACGGTGGATGACCGAGGAGCTCTGGCTGCGGGTCATCGCGGCCACGTGCCGGCGGGTGACCGTGGCGGTGGCGCGCTCGTGGCGGCTTCCCGAGGGGGTCGCCAGCTTGCTCGAGACCCTCGGCAACAAGCCCATGCAGGACGAACGCGCCGCCGGGGTGATCCTCCGGCTGTCGTTGGCGTTCGCCGGCCGTGAGGGCTTTTATCTCCGGCAGGCTGACCTGTTTAACAACGCCCAGGAGATCGAAGAGGGCAAGGCGCTGCTGAACCTGGACGATCGTATGGAGCAAAAGGTGCTGCACCAAGTTCGGGAGCGGGTGGCGCTCTTGGCCAAGGTGCGCGGGGGCTGA
- the tkt gene encoding transketolase produces MDPIAQLAINTIRTLSIDAVQKANSGHPGLPLGAAPMAYVLWQKHLKHNPRNPKWPDRDRFVLSAGHGSMLLYSLLHVTGYDVSLDDLKAFRQWNSKTPGHPETFMCPGVEATTGPLGQGSANAVGMAMAERFLAGRYNKPGHTIVDHYTYALVSDGDLMEGISAEAASLAGHLKLGKLIYLYDDNKISLDGPTSMTFTEDVARRYESYGWQVLHVADGDRDLDALDRAITEAKADTTRPSIIVINTTIGFGSPKAGTSGAHGSPLGPDGVKATKQTLGFDPNLDFHEPPEAITHLRSAVDRGAASEAAWLKAFNAWATAHPELAAEWADAQAGKLPDGWEAGLPTFAPGEKLATRQSAGKALSGVAARIPFLVGGDADLSGSTNTTLKDGGSFEGQTGQGRNIHYGVREHAMGAIANGIAYHGGLRTFTATFFSFADYERPALRLAALSHLPVVFVFTHDSIGLGEDGPTHQPVEQLASLRCMPNMFVVRPGDANEAAQAWRLALQRTEGPTALVLSRQAMVTLDPAKYGSAEGVLRGGYVVSEAKGGKPQAIIIGTGTELGLALEAQDKLAAEGIAARVVSLPCWEAFDRQDAAYRNDVLPPSVTVRVAVEAGATFGWERWVGRREAVVGVDRFGASAPAPIVYKELGLTSDTVAARVKSLL; encoded by the coding sequence ATGGACCCGATCGCGCAGCTCGCTATCAATACCATTCGCACCCTTTCCATCGATGCCGTACAAAAGGCGAACTCCGGCCACCCCGGACTTCCGCTGGGCGCGGCCCCGATGGCGTACGTGCTCTGGCAAAAGCACCTGAAGCACAACCCCCGCAATCCGAAGTGGCCCGATCGCGATCGCTTCGTCCTTTCGGCAGGGCACGGATCGATGCTGCTCTACTCGCTGCTTCACGTGACCGGCTATGACGTCTCCCTCGACGACCTCAAGGCCTTCCGTCAGTGGAACTCGAAGACCCCCGGCCACCCGGAGACCTTCATGTGTCCCGGCGTCGAAGCCACGACGGGCCCCCTCGGGCAGGGAAGCGCCAACGCCGTTGGTATGGCCATGGCCGAACGCTTTTTGGCGGGGCGCTACAACAAGCCTGGCCACACCATCGTCGACCACTACACCTACGCGCTCGTCTCCGACGGCGATCTCATGGAAGGGATCAGCGCCGAGGCGGCCTCGCTCGCTGGCCACTTGAAGCTGGGCAAGCTCATCTACCTTTACGACGACAACAAGATCTCGCTCGATGGTCCCACGTCGATGACCTTCACCGAGGACGTCGCGCGCCGCTACGAGTCTTACGGCTGGCAGGTGCTGCACGTCGCCGATGGCGATCGCGATCTCGACGCTCTGGATCGTGCGATCACCGAGGCCAAGGCGGACACCACGCGCCCCTCGATCATCGTCATCAACACCACCATCGGGTTCGGCTCGCCGAAGGCTGGCACATCGGGCGCGCATGGCTCCCCGCTTGGGCCCGACGGCGTCAAGGCCACGAAGCAAACCCTGGGCTTCGATCCAAACCTCGATTTTCACGAGCCGCCCGAGGCCATCACCCACCTGCGCAGCGCCGTGGATCGAGGCGCCGCCTCCGAAGCGGCGTGGCTCAAGGCCTTCAACGCCTGGGCGACGGCACATCCGGAGCTGGCCGCCGAGTGGGCCGACGCACAGGCCGGAAAACTGCCTGACGGCTGGGAAGCGGGACTTCCCACCTTTGCGCCCGGCGAAAAGCTCGCCACGCGACAGTCCGCGGGCAAGGCGCTCAGCGGCGTTGCGGCGCGCATTCCCTTCCTCGTGGGCGGCGATGCCGACCTTTCCGGCTCGACGAACACGACCCTGAAAGATGGGGGCAGCTTCGAGGGACAGACCGGACAGGGCCGCAACATTCACTACGGCGTGCGCGAACACGCCATGGGCGCGATCGCCAACGGCATCGCCTACCACGGTGGCTTGCGCACCTTCACGGCCACGTTCTTCTCCTTCGCCGACTACGAGCGCCCCGCCCTGCGCCTGGCGGCCCTCAGCCACCTGCCCGTGGTGTTCGTGTTCACCCACGACTCCATCGGTTTGGGCGAGGACGGCCCCACCCACCAGCCCGTCGAGCAGCTGGCCTCGCTGCGGTGTATGCCGAACATGTTCGTGGTGCGCCCCGGTGACGCCAACGAAGCGGCCCAGGCCTGGCGCTTGGCGCTCCAGCGCACCGAGGGCCCCACGGCGCTCGTGCTGTCTCGCCAGGCGATGGTCACGCTCGACCCGGCGAAGTACGGTTCGGCCGAAGGTGTTCTTCGAGGCGGCTACGTGGTCTCGGAGGCGAAAGGCGGAAAGCCTCAGGCCATCATCATCGGGACCGGCACCGAGCTCGGCCTGGCGCTCGAGGCTCAGGACAAACTCGCCGCCGAAGGCATCGCTGCGCGGGTCGTTTCTCTGCCCTGCTGGGAAGCCTTCGACCGGCAGGATGCGGCCTACCGCAACGATGTCTTGCCTCCCTCCGTGACTGTCCGCGTGGCTGTCGAAGCAGGCGCCACGTTCGGCTGGGAGCGTTGGGTGGGCCGTCGGGAAGCCGTCGTGGGCGTGGACCGCTTCGGCGCCTCGGCGCCGGCTCCCATCGTCTACAAGGAGCTCGGGCTCACGTCGGACACGGTAGCTGCGCGCGTCAAGTCCCTGCTCTGA
- the xylB gene encoding xylulokinase, whose amino-acid sequence MQHVVGIDVGTSGVKVIVVDETGRVRGEATQPLRLSTPQPGWAEQNPEDWWTATRKAVRRALGTAQVSRSQLGAVGLSGQMHSAVFLDAQGLVIRPALLWCDGRTSAECADITTAVGAQRLRKTACNPALEGFTLPKILWLRRHEPAAFRRLAKVVLAKDYIRFRLTGTLATDPSDASATLMFDTVKRTWSREVLDAVGLSRALTVDVVGSTEPSGTVTREAARQTGLPEGLVVAGGGADNACGALGVGAIEPGVAVASWGTSGTVLAPTPLPLVDPALRVHTFCHAVPDTWYVMGVMLTAGGAFAWFRDQMARDLHRKTTGKSPELQLNEEAAGVPIGAAGLTFLPYLQGERTPHRDAAARGAFVGLSLAHDRAHLARAVLEGIAFGLRDSVSLLQDLELPIARLLLTGGGAKSPFLRQLQADVFGLPVVQVNRDEGPAFGAALLAAVCAGLYPNLGTACRKTLTRLPPEKPNRKAHRSYDAPYARFRALYPALKDHV is encoded by the coding sequence ATGCAGCACGTCGTAGGAATCGATGTCGGCACGAGCGGGGTAAAGGTCATCGTGGTCGACGAGACCGGCCGGGTGCGGGGAGAGGCAACCCAGCCCCTTCGGCTCTCGACCCCGCAGCCCGGTTGGGCCGAGCAGAACCCCGAGGACTGGTGGACTGCAACGCGAAAGGCCGTTCGCAGGGCTCTCGGGACGGCACAGGTTTCTCGGTCTCAGCTCGGCGCGGTGGGACTTTCGGGCCAGATGCACTCGGCAGTCTTTTTGGACGCCCAAGGCCTCGTGATTCGCCCCGCTTTGCTGTGGTGTGATGGTCGCACGAGCGCCGAATGCGCGGACATCACCACGGCAGTCGGCGCACAGCGCCTCCGCAAGACCGCCTGCAACCCGGCGCTCGAGGGATTCACCTTGCCCAAGATTTTGTGGTTGCGCCGGCACGAGCCCGCCGCGTTTCGCCGCCTGGCCAAAGTGGTACTTGCCAAGGACTACATCCGCTTTCGCCTCACGGGAACCCTGGCCACGGATCCTTCGGATGCTTCGGCCACGTTGATGTTCGACACGGTCAAGCGCACCTGGAGCCGGGAGGTGCTGGACGCCGTGGGCCTGTCGCGCGCACTCACCGTCGATGTGGTGGGCTCCACCGAACCGAGCGGCACCGTGACGCGCGAGGCAGCCCGGCAAACGGGCCTCCCCGAGGGCCTCGTGGTGGCGGGCGGCGGGGCCGACAACGCCTGCGGCGCCCTGGGCGTGGGTGCGATCGAGCCGGGCGTTGCCGTTGCAAGCTGGGGCACATCGGGGACCGTTTTGGCACCCACCCCGCTGCCGCTGGTCGACCCCGCGCTGCGAGTCCACACCTTTTGTCACGCGGTGCCCGACACCTGGTACGTCATGGGCGTCATGTTGACCGCTGGCGGCGCCTTCGCGTGGTTCCGAGACCAGATGGCGCGCGACCTTCATCGCAAGACCACCGGAAAGAGCCCCGAGCTTCAGCTCAACGAAGAAGCGGCCGGTGTGCCCATCGGCGCGGCCGGGCTCACGTTCCTTCCCTATTTGCAGGGCGAGCGCACCCCGCACCGCGATGCGGCCGCCCGCGGCGCCTTCGTGGGGCTTTCCCTCGCGCACGACCGGGCCCACCTGGCGCGGGCCGTGCTCGAAGGCATCGCCTTCGGCCTGCGCGATTCCGTCTCCCTCCTGCAGGACCTGGAGCTGCCGATCGCCCGCCTGCTCCTGACGGGAGGGGGAGCCAAGAGCCCCTTCCTCAGGCAGCTTCAGGCCGACGTGTTTGGCCTGCCGGTCGTGCAAGTGAACCGGGACGAGGGGCCCGCCTTCGGTGCGGCGCTTCTGGCAGCCGTGTGCGCCGGCCTCTACCCGAACCTCGGCACCGCCTGTCGCAAGACCCTCACCCGCTTGCCCCCCGAAAAGCCCAACCGCAAGGCGCATCGGTCTTACGACGCCCCCTACGCGCGCTTCCGGGCGCTGTACCCGGCCCTGAAGGACCACGTCTGA